The stretch of DNA TTCTTGTTGGAAGGAACACGTGAGTGAGAGAGTGGGTTGATTAATTTATCTGCATTGGGCAGTGATGCCCTCCTAATTAATCTTGTATAGAAGTAAACTTTCAATTAACACTTAGCAAGTCTTAACGCTGTTCAAAGGAAGTTTGGAGGAATGGAAGAAATGTGTTTACTGAAAAAGCCATGACAGGATTGTGTCTATGGGGGTCAGTAGTTTTGAGGCACCTTGCCTTCCTGTTAGGACCTAGAGTTTTGTTTGAGGCATGACCGGGCTTCAAAACAAAAGTTGTCCAGatagtagtggtgcacacctttaatcccaacactcaggaggcagatctgggcaggcaggtctctgagtttgaggacagccttgtctacagagttccaggacaattatGGATATATAGAGAAATCTGGCTTAAGGGGACGACAGCAACACAAGTGGTGACTATTCCTGGAGCATTTGGCCCCTAGAGCTCAGGTGCACGTGATGACACTGTATAGCGACCAAAGTCTGATACAGATGATTGCTGTTTTATTGTCTGATGCACCTACTCTTTCCTAGATTTGGGCTCCAAAGTGTACCACTCTTGAATCTACAGCAGTTTTACTCCATTTTGTTCCTCCCATCCCTGCTATGCTAGGCTTGACCACTATGCCATCATCAAATTCCCCCTGACCACCgagtcagccatgaagaagatagaagataacaacacacttgtgttcattgtggacgtcaaggccaacaagcaccagatcaaacaggctgtgaagaaactctatgACATCGATGTGGCCAAAGTCAACACCCTCATAAGGTGAGTGGGGCCAGGCAGGAAGGGCTGTGTCGGTTTACTTTTTACTTAACTATCCTGTGGTTTCTTGGTGACCCTTACCCCCCTTTGCGCAAATGATGGAAAACTAAATGTTTGGAAAAGAATGACACCAGCAAAGGAACCACTGAtgcagcagagggaggaggggaggaatgtAGAGGGCTTGGGGGGGTGTAAGAGCACTCAACTTTGAGGCTTCCTTCTCCACTCAGGCCCGACGGGGAGAAGAAGGCATATGTTCGGTTGGCTCCTGATTATGATGCTCTGGATGTTGCCAACAAGGTAAGTAAGCATCCTGTCCAGTCTGTTCTGTGTCTACGCTTGGTCTGCCTGTATTCCCCACTTTCCCCATCTTGCCATCCCAGCTCCTTTAACCTTAAACAATTACAGCTCCACAATCAcatctcctttttgtttttcagattggaatcatctaaactgagcccagccggctaattctaaatatatactttttcacCATAAATAATgctgcttgtctttttttttcactttctggttGGGCTGCTGACATTGCTGTACTGCAGTGTACACTAAGGTATATGCTTATatggggtgggtgctgggaagtgttTTCTCAGCTCTGAGCAAAAAATAAGTCTATTTACTCCATTGGAACCACGATGCTACTCTTAGAGCCTTCATGCTCTAATAGGTACCAGAGGTATTTATTACTTCAGTGTTAGTTGTCCTGGGGCATGCCCCcatcagaggttcagagcacaaACTTTACAAGAGTTTTTTCCTTTATCCCTGGGAAAGCCTGTTGTGAAACCAATACCAGAGTTTGGAAGAGCAGAGGGGTTATTTTAGAGTCACCAGCATCCATTTCAGGGTGGTGTGGCTTGACTGGCTTTTGGACAGTGTCTCGTCCTCACCCATCCTACCGTGTCCAACCGGTTGGTCTGCTTCCCTCACCCCTTGCCCAAGAAGAGGACTTCAGAGAAGAGCTTTCATTAGTGTTTTCAATAGTGTGGGTGTAGGCTTAAGGTGGAAAAGCTGTCCTAGAATACACCCAGGCTTGAGGCAGAGAGAGTCCTAGTTTGTTACAAAGCTGTTGGCTGTGCTTGCTGCTGTCCCTGCCACATGTCCTGGGTTATCCTTTCTCACTCAGTCAAGAATTTGTCTTTGTGTTGGCGGCTGGGAGCACGTTCAGGGCAGAAATCCGAGCGAAGGAGGCGGGAAAAGTAGATGAGGATCATCAAGTCCAGCATGAGCAAGATGACCAACAGAAATGTTCCCAGGGTCCTCTCGCCAGCATACTGCAGGAAGAACTTGGTGAGGTAGACTTGTGGGGCCAGGCGGAAGAGAAAGTACATGACCAGGTTGACATACTTGTTGATGCGGTACAGGAGGAGATGCTGTGCGTTgtttatcttcatcatcatcctcaGTGTGAGGAAGATGTTGCTGACCTCCACCAGGAGTGTTAAGACGCCCCCACCAACAAAGCTTTTCCAAAAGATACCAGAGAAGAAGGCACCCATAGCCTAGGGAGCAAGTAACAGAACAAGGGATGAAAGGTGTCTGTCTTCCTGGGTACACACAACCAACATTCCCTAAGATTAGGACATTCCTAGTCTATTTAAATAGGCGAGGCCCGGAGGGAGCAGTGAGTCTTAGGCAACCTAGAGGTCGGACACTGCTGGGGTTAGTATCACACCACTGGTTTCTCACCATGACATGATGAACAAGGTATTCCCAAGAGGCTCTAGTCTGTTTACTAAGCACGATGTCCACCGTGTCGTGGATGAAGTATCctagtggagggggagggaaagaagaacagACTGAAGCACTGACTACTAGCTGCTTCCAGCATCTTACTCTCAGTCTCCTTGGGCACAACCTACCTGCGGAGAAGCACACAAGCAAGTAGCCAGAAAGTGACCATGCCGTCTCAATCTCCACCAGCATTTCAGGGGTTTGCCATATGCTGGAACGGAGAAAAGGGATGTTCTCGCGGTTGCAGCCTCCCGGAGGACCCTCACCTCCCCCAACACTTGCCAGTCCCAGGGCACTCTGGGCGCCCACTATTGGCTGATTGGAGAGTGAGGAGGGGCTTGGCCGAAGCCCAGGTACCTAGGGTTTCCCACAGCCGTTTTCGGTTGGGTAGTTTTCCAAACAGGGAATCAGGTGAGATCCTTGGCGTCTGTTCACCCGTGAGTGATGGGAATAGCAACAGGGAGACCAGTCCGAGCAACCCTCGTAAGATCCCACGGCCATCTCACTGCCCCTCTTGTTCACTCACCACAGCAGTGCCCAGATCCCTGATACAATGGAGTGGGTGAAGGAGACGAGTAGGTTATGCCAACGCCAGGTGCGCAGGGGGTCGGAGCGCACGTGagcgggcagaggcaggcgacaGAGCGCGCGCCGGAGTGCCCGGAAGGTCAGCGTGGCGCCGAGGAGCAGCGGCCAGGCGGGGTGCAACAGTAGGTGCATGGTGGCCCTCCCTGCCGTCCGTCTGTCCGCCCTTTAGGCCGACTCCTCCGGCAGTTCTGGGAACACTTCTCCGTCTCCGGCCAGCGAGCCACGATCGCTTCTGCCGCGGGCCGCCAGACCTACAGTTTCACGGAGCCCTCAAGGCCCCTTCGCTCCTCCCCGCGCTCCCGGCAAGGCCTCTGCCCGCCCCTGCCGCCcgcgcccccgccccgccccaccgcCTGCCCCCGCCCCTCGGGCGCCTCTGCCGCGAGGAGGGCGCGAGCCCCGTGTCCCCCGGGGCCCCGCCCGGATCCCGCCGACTTCGAGCGCGAAGGGCTTGTCCCCGCCATCGTGGCCGAGGCACCCCTCTCTGGCGCCTCCCGACAGCCGAAGGCGTCCTCGGCCCCTTCAGTGCGTGCGTCCCCACTTTCTCTGCGGCCACCGGCTCCCACACCCTGGGCGGGGACCGCGAGAACGCTCCTCTTCTCAACTCTTTTCAGGGCAGAGCTGGGCGGGACCATCACACACCGGGGTCCGCTCAATCCTGCTCCTGGGGGATCGGGAGCGCCGCGTCGGACTACGGCTCCGCCCAGACTCGAGTCCTCTCCGGTACCTAGACCGACGTGTTTACCTGCCTCTCCCGCGCCCCTCACGAATGGTGCTTAGGAACTGTTGAGTCACCCATCATCACACTTCTCCCCACCACACTCGGGCTCCTGGAGCCTAGCGGCTGTCACAGTCCTCCCTCAGACAGTcccagccctcttctggctccttggAGGCTGGGGCGGGGAAGGCTGCGGATTTGCCCAGACAGCTGGGGTGACCCTCTCTCCAGGGCAGCGGCCCGAAGCAGTTGCGGCTTCTGGCCACTAGGTGTCAGCCTGCGTTTACTGTGGTGCGGTCTCCAAGCCCGCCTCACCGTGAGAAGGCAGTTCTGCCGAGCGGGGTAAGCAGacacaggaaaaagagaagggcCGGGAAGTGATGGGGTGTGCTTTAGGGAGGTGGAAGTAGAGGACGCGAGCAGAAAGTGGAGACTGGGAGAAGTGTTTtaaaatggggggaaaaaaactagaAAGCGGCGCTGGGACACCCAGGGACCGAAGCCTTTTGGGTGTTTGCTGTTCCCCTGATGGTTCCCGGGTTACACATTAACTCCCTTGGGGCTCCAGGGTCACCGAAGGCCCAGTTGGTTACTAAGAGACAACAAGATGTGTTGTCTTGGGTGAGCAGTTCACCCTTTCTTGTTCCCAAGTTCCCAGTTTGCTCACAGAAAGCACGTCCACCAGCGACTCCGGCCTGAGCCAGTGACTGCTGGTTCCCTCTGGTCTTTCCACGTAGGCTAGCTCTGGGCGGGGCGGGGACAAAAGATAAACATCCCTTCCCACGCCTTCCTCACCCATTCAGGAATAGGGACATTAACCCATGGCTAACGAccacctcctgaatactggggtTTTAGAGCAGCGGCGACATGAATAAGGATGAAATAAACCCGGTCCAAACTAAGTAAGTTAGTGATACTTACTAACCAGCCCACTATTTCTGGACAGAAGAGTAGGACCCACTTGGGCCCTCCACCCTGACACTTTCGGGTAGAGGCTACTTCCTCTCCCATCTCACCCCCAGCAGGTTCGCGATGAGCACCGAGTACTGGGTCCCCTTAGGGCGTTTTGTGCGGGCTTCTGAAAAGCAGAGATCGCGGTGCTCAATACTTGTGACAACCTGGAGGCCACGTCACGTACTATCCAGGTGAATCAGTTTGCCCACCTGGGGTTTTCCCGGTCACTCCCTTGGCAAACACCAAACAACCCCCGCGTTCCGCCCCGCACAGCACGCACTAGGTGGTTTATCCTTTACGAGCCAGAAAGGAATCCCTTTATCTTCCTGAAGTAGAGCCACGCCTAGGCAGCGGGGACTGCTTCCTCGCTTCCCACTCCCATTAGACCTTTGGGGGACAGTCTTGTTGGCGCGGGGCAACTTAAGTGAGCGCCGCAGAGCTCCAGTCTAACGACCAGTGCCGAGTCACGTGTGGGCAAAGTGGCTGGTAGGACGCCGAGCACTAAGGGGCTCGCCAAGAAAACGGGAATGTCTATTCTCCGACTCCTCGCGGGGGGCAGGGCCGTAGGGGAAACACGAAAAGGCGCGGGACTTAACAGACGGCCCCGTTCGCCCGCTCCGCCCTGAAAAAAATCGTACGGCTACAAGGCGGAGCACCCTGGTGGGCGGGGCCGCGCACGCGCCGCACAGGAGTTCCAGAAGCGTATCTGAGACATGAGATGGAGAAGTACGAGCGGATTCGAGTGGTGGGAAGAGGTGCCTTCGGGTGAGCCAGGGCTGTGGGGAGGAAATgctaagggagaaagaaaataagcccCAATTCTGAACAAGAAATAATGGCCCTGCTGGCACCGCCCCAAAGCGGGAGGGCCACTCCAGAATGTCCCGCCCAGGCATCCTGCCCTTAGGTCTAGGCGGGAAGCCCCGCCCCCGGCGGGAACACGCCCAccagaccagtcagtgctcttggaAAATAGTTGTTCTCACCAATTGCTTGTTCTTTGCTGCAATTGATAATGAGAGTTAGCTACACAGGTCAGACTGTTCGGAGTATATATACAGTTATGACCAAAGCAGGCTTGATACTTCCCCGTTACGAACTTAGCTCATAAAAAATTGATACAAATAAAcaggatattctttttttttaaatatttatttattatgtatagaatattctttctgtgtgtaatgcctgaaggccagaagagggcaccagacctcattacatatggttgtgagccaccatgtggttgctgggaattgaactcaggacctttggaagaacaggcaatactcttaaccgctgagccatctctccagccctaaacagGATATTCTTAAAGCAGTTAATAAAGTTTGAACAGTTATGAACAGTTATTAAGAGGCCGCGCACCAGATGGGATGGTATatgactgtaattccagtacttgataGCAGATACAGATTTTGTATATTTGAGGcaaatctggtctacaaagagattgtctccaaaagaaaaaaattaaaagacagaaagccAGTTTTTATGGTATATGCTGGGTAGGGTTGGACTACATAActagctgaaggccagcctgggcaatttagcCATTCCCGTCTCAAATTTCAGAAAAAGACGAAAAAGGGGGGACTGAGGATGTATATCggtggtagagctcctgcctagcaTGCTTGCTTCAGTTTCTAAGAACCAAAAGgcaacttggaaaggaagacTCTTCTAGGAGGTGCGATGTAAAGTCAAGACTTGAAGAAATGAGGACCAGGCAGTCCTTGTAGTAGACGAAGCAGCATTTGCAATGATCCTCACCAGGAAAACGTTTATAGCACTcaagaaactgagaaaatgacCAGTGTAGTTGGGATGTAGTGGGCAAGGTAGAGAATGTGACTGCCATGGAGGGCGGGACCAGATTATGATCTTGTAAACTGAAGGAAGAGGTGACATTGATTTAAAGTATAAAAGCAAGAGGGTTTTTGTCTTGTtgtgctagagatcaaactcacGGTGTCATAAGAGCTACACCCCAAACCAGGGAAGagtctgaaaactgaaatggggtatggtggtccacacctgcACCAGCGGTGGAGGTAGAAGCCTGAGGACCCGCATTTTAAGGTCTTCTAGCTG from Microtus ochrogaster isolate Prairie Vole_2 chromosome 7, MicOch1.0, whole genome shotgun sequence encodes:
- the Rpl23a gene encoding 60S ribosomal protein L23a — encoded protein: MAPKAKKEAPAPPKAEAKAKALKAKKAVLKGVHSHKKKKIRTSPTFRRPKTLRLRRQPKYPRKSAPRRNKLDHYAIIKFPLTTESAMKKIEDNNTLVFIVDVKANKHQIKQAVKKLYDIDVAKVNTLIRPDGEKKAYVRLAPDYDALDVANKIGII
- the Tlcd1 gene encoding calfacilitin isoform X1, which codes for MHLLLHPAWPLLLGATLTFRALRRALCRLPLPAHVRSDPLRTWRWHNLLVSFTHSIVSGIWALLCIWQTPEMLVEIETAWSLSGYLLVCFSAGYFIHDTVDIVLSKQTRASWEYLVHHVMAMGAFFSGIFWKSFVGGGVLTLLVEVSNIFLTLRMMMKINNAQHLLLYRINKYVNLVMYFLFRLAPQVYLTKFFLQYAGERTLGTFLLVILLMLDLMILIYFSRLLRSDFCPERAPSRQHKDKFLTE
- the Tlcd1 gene encoding calfacilitin isoform X2, which codes for MLVEIETAWSLSGYLLVCFSAGYFIHDTVDIVLSKQTRASWEYLVHHVMAMGAFFSGIFWKSFVGGGVLTLLVEVSNIFLTLRMMMKINNAQHLLLYRINKYVNLVMYFLFRLAPQVYLTKFFLQYAGERTLGTFLLVILLMLDLMILIYFSRLLRSDFCPERAPSRQHKDKFLTE